In one window of Mytilus trossulus isolate FHL-02 chromosome 7, PNRI_Mtr1.1.1.hap1, whole genome shotgun sequence DNA:
- the LOC134725238 gene encoding uncharacterized protein LOC134725238 isoform X3, with the protein MHTMIVLKFIGLVYLPFVTFGNKLDFPQSPWNRLIQSNQGRVVCGSLKDVQCNLHYTEVISSSKAKYDYDYHDSCEKTKENIQGCLTNGIISACDKKYTCDETKIRNTYCFFKPFRIEITYSCDQGPTKTNMKSISRDSIFKPSINRTSTKQQYDEGTGNVLHGTCLIFNFQGTKYYMQVKLDTDFRVLIYDERQNKSFVLCPNIWTDTHATIVCRQFNLSDIGFAVTVSRQDCYKQLHVDVNCSGYESTLLLCRFDRSSETFCENSDAAVRCTTLNTNPVSSTEVIVPPSIPSNMTGTEIGVISSIVFIATVLFVIVIIYRKNKKWKHNSESNISIPINYQNLHRNDGLNETSNLYVDANATNGPYSRLAASVETENTSYPLNDPQRGHIYVDHLDGMEGNMENNYFLIEPSESEATMDHSYSDIDNLVASSSSRLQRNSLDQNNYFVLDPNETRRLNNVDNYSEIKDSLLTTVKERNEASKSNNYDHYAISKEGVYDETNNRRHVNHDDVNIYDRSLGDAYDSMTCMKTKTKDITYDHLPQPNYDNDKINN; encoded by the exons ATGCATACAATGATCGTATTGAAGTTTATAGGTCTTGTTTATTTACCATTTGTAACATTCGGGAATAAATTAGATTTTCCCCAAAGTC CCTGGAATAGACTTATACAAAGCAACCAAGGACGTGTGGTATGTGGGTCTTTAAAAGACGTACAGTGCAATTTGCATTATACTGAGGTCATAAGTTCTTCAAAAGCTAAATATGATTATGACTATCACGATTCCTGTGAAAAAACGAAAGAAAACATTCAAGGATGCTTAACAAATGGAATTATATCTGCATGTGATAAAAAGTATACGTGTGACGAGACGAAAATTAGAAACACATACTGTTTCTTTAAACCGTTTAGAATAGAGATAACCTACAGCTGTGATCAAG GCCCAACCAAGACTAATATGAAGTCTATTTCGAGAGATTCAATATTCAAACCATCGATAAATCGGACTTCTACTAAACAACAATATGATGAAGGTACAGGGAATGTTCTACATGGTACGTGCTTGATCTTCAATTTTCAAG GTACTAAATATTATATGCAGGTTAAGTTAGACACTGATTTCAGAGTTTTGATATATGATGaaaggcaaaataaaagttttgtccTGTGTCCAAATATATGGACTGATACACACGCAACTATTGTTTGCCGACAGTTTAATTTGTCAGACATTGGATTTGCGGTTACAGTGAGTAGACAAGATTGTTACAAACAACTACACGTTGATGTAAATTGTTCTGGTTATGAATCAACATTGCTTCTGTGCCGATTTGACAGATCATCGGAGACGTTTTGTGAAAACAGTGACGCCGCTGTTCGCTGTACAA CATTAAACACAAATCCTGTCTCATCAACTGAAGTAATTGTACCACCATCTATTCCTTCAAATATGACAG GAACAGAAATTGGTGTTATTTCGTCAATAGTATTCATTGCCACTGTATTGTTTGTTATCGTCATCATATACAG gaaaaataaaaagtgGAAACATAATTCTGAATCGAACATATCAATACCAATAAATTACCAGAATTTACACAGAAACGATGGTTTAAATGAAACGTCTAATTTGTATGTTGATGCAAATGCTACAAACGGTCCATATTCTCGTCTTGCTGCAAGTGTAGAAACAGAAAATACGTCATACCCATTAAATGATCCTCAAAGGGGACATATATATGTGGACCATTTGGATGGAATGGAAGGAAACATGGAGaacaattattttcttattgAACCAAGTGAATCAGAAGCAACTATGGACCATAGCTATTCAGACATAGATAATCTTGTTGCATCTTCTTCAAGTAGATTGCAACGAAATTCACTCgaccaaaataattattttgtccTAGACCCGAATGAAACAAGACGTTTAAACAATGTAGATAACTATTCGGAAATAAAAGATTCTTTACTAACAACCGTAAAAGAAAGGAATGAAGCCTCGAAATCAAACAATTATGACCATTATGCTATTTCAAAAGAAGGTGTGTATGATGAAACTAATAATCGACGTCACGTTAACCATGATGACGTTAATATCTACGATCGGTCTCTTGGTGACGCCTATGACAGTATGACCTGTATGAAGACTAAAACAAAAGACATTACATACGATCATTTACCACAACCAAACtatgataatgataaaataaataattaa
- the LOC134725238 gene encoding uncharacterized protein LOC134725238 isoform X2, which yields MHTMIVLKFIGLVYLPFVTFGNKLDFPQSRTIISCEDEKRNISCAYGNLSIEKVIFPQQGSRCNTVRYCDDKATQIQSLCNGQKWCEVGTNAFIHGRCTKVPRHIVLNYACSHIDAWNRLIQSNQGRVVCGSLKDVQCNLHYTEVISSSKAKYDYDYHDSCEKTKENIQGCLTNGIISACDKKYTCDETKIRNTYCFFKPFRIEITYSCDQGPTKTNMKSISRDSIFKPSINRTSTKQQYDEGTGNVLHGTKYYMQVKLDTDFRVLIYDERQNKSFVLCPNIWTDTHATIVCRQFNLSDIGFAVTVSRQDCYKQLHVDVNCSGYESTLLLCRFDRSSETFCENSDAAVRCTTLNTNPVSSTEVIVPPSIPSNMTGTEIGVISSIVFIATVLFVIVIIYRKNKKWKHNSESNISIPINYQNLHRNDGLNETSNLYVDANATNGPYSRLAASVETENTSYPLNDPQRGHIYVDHLDGMEGNMENNYFLIEPSESEATMDHSYSDIDNLVASSSSRLQRNSLDQNNYFVLDPNETRRLNNVDNYSEIKDSLLTTVKERNEASKSNNYDHYAISKEGVYDETNNRRHVNHDDVNIYDRSLGDAYDSMTCMKTKTKDITYDHLPQPNYDNDKINN from the exons ATGCATACAATGATCGTATTGAAGTTTATAGGTCTTGTTTATTTACCATTTGTAACATTCGGGAATAAATTAGATTTTCCCCAAAGTC GTACAATTATCTCATGTGAAGATGAGAAAAGAAACATATCTTGCGCCTATGGAAACCTTTCTATTGAAAAGGTGATCTTTCCACAACAAGGCTCACGATGCAATACTGTACGTTATTGTGACGACAAGGCGACACAGATACAGTCACTATGTAATGGACAGAAATGGTGTGAAGTGGGTACAAACGCCTTCATACATGGCCGTTGTACAAAAGTTCCAAGAcatattgttttgaattatgcTTGCTCTCATATAGATG CCTGGAATAGACTTATACAAAGCAACCAAGGACGTGTGGTATGTGGGTCTTTAAAAGACGTACAGTGCAATTTGCATTATACTGAGGTCATAAGTTCTTCAAAAGCTAAATATGATTATGACTATCACGATTCCTGTGAAAAAACGAAAGAAAACATTCAAGGATGCTTAACAAATGGAATTATATCTGCATGTGATAAAAAGTATACGTGTGACGAGACGAAAATTAGAAACACATACTGTTTCTTTAAACCGTTTAGAATAGAGATAACCTACAGCTGTGATCAAG GCCCAACCAAGACTAATATGAAGTCTATTTCGAGAGATTCAATATTCAAACCATCGATAAATCGGACTTCTACTAAACAACAATATGATGAAGGTACAGGGAATGTTCTACATG GTACTAAATATTATATGCAGGTTAAGTTAGACACTGATTTCAGAGTTTTGATATATGATGaaaggcaaaataaaagttttgtccTGTGTCCAAATATATGGACTGATACACACGCAACTATTGTTTGCCGACAGTTTAATTTGTCAGACATTGGATTTGCGGTTACAGTGAGTAGACAAGATTGTTACAAACAACTACACGTTGATGTAAATTGTTCTGGTTATGAATCAACATTGCTTCTGTGCCGATTTGACAGATCATCGGAGACGTTTTGTGAAAACAGTGACGCCGCTGTTCGCTGTACAA CATTAAACACAAATCCTGTCTCATCAACTGAAGTAATTGTACCACCATCTATTCCTTCAAATATGACAG GAACAGAAATTGGTGTTATTTCGTCAATAGTATTCATTGCCACTGTATTGTTTGTTATCGTCATCATATACAG gaaaaataaaaagtgGAAACATAATTCTGAATCGAACATATCAATACCAATAAATTACCAGAATTTACACAGAAACGATGGTTTAAATGAAACGTCTAATTTGTATGTTGATGCAAATGCTACAAACGGTCCATATTCTCGTCTTGCTGCAAGTGTAGAAACAGAAAATACGTCATACCCATTAAATGATCCTCAAAGGGGACATATATATGTGGACCATTTGGATGGAATGGAAGGAAACATGGAGaacaattattttcttattgAACCAAGTGAATCAGAAGCAACTATGGACCATAGCTATTCAGACATAGATAATCTTGTTGCATCTTCTTCAAGTAGATTGCAACGAAATTCACTCgaccaaaataattattttgtccTAGACCCGAATGAAACAAGACGTTTAAACAATGTAGATAACTATTCGGAAATAAAAGATTCTTTACTAACAACCGTAAAAGAAAGGAATGAAGCCTCGAAATCAAACAATTATGACCATTATGCTATTTCAAAAGAAGGTGTGTATGATGAAACTAATAATCGACGTCACGTTAACCATGATGACGTTAATATCTACGATCGGTCTCTTGGTGACGCCTATGACAGTATGACCTGTATGAAGACTAAAACAAAAGACATTACATACGATCATTTACCACAACCAAACtatgataatgataaaataaataattaa
- the LOC134725238 gene encoding uncharacterized protein LOC134725238 isoform X1, with product MHTMIVLKFIGLVYLPFVTFGNKLDFPQSRTIISCEDEKRNISCAYGNLSIEKVIFPQQGSRCNTVRYCDDKATQIQSLCNGQKWCEVGTNAFIHGRCTKVPRHIVLNYACSHIDAWNRLIQSNQGRVVCGSLKDVQCNLHYTEVISSSKAKYDYDYHDSCEKTKENIQGCLTNGIISACDKKYTCDETKIRNTYCFFKPFRIEITYSCDQGPTKTNMKSISRDSIFKPSINRTSTKQQYDEGTGNVLHGTCLIFNFQGTKYYMQVKLDTDFRVLIYDERQNKSFVLCPNIWTDTHATIVCRQFNLSDIGFAVTVSRQDCYKQLHVDVNCSGYESTLLLCRFDRSSETFCENSDAAVRCTTLNTNPVSSTEVIVPPSIPSNMTGTEIGVISSIVFIATVLFVIVIIYRKNKKWKHNSESNISIPINYQNLHRNDGLNETSNLYVDANATNGPYSRLAASVETENTSYPLNDPQRGHIYVDHLDGMEGNMENNYFLIEPSESEATMDHSYSDIDNLVASSSSRLQRNSLDQNNYFVLDPNETRRLNNVDNYSEIKDSLLTTVKERNEASKSNNYDHYAISKEGVYDETNNRRHVNHDDVNIYDRSLGDAYDSMTCMKTKTKDITYDHLPQPNYDNDKINN from the exons ATGCATACAATGATCGTATTGAAGTTTATAGGTCTTGTTTATTTACCATTTGTAACATTCGGGAATAAATTAGATTTTCCCCAAAGTC GTACAATTATCTCATGTGAAGATGAGAAAAGAAACATATCTTGCGCCTATGGAAACCTTTCTATTGAAAAGGTGATCTTTCCACAACAAGGCTCACGATGCAATACTGTACGTTATTGTGACGACAAGGCGACACAGATACAGTCACTATGTAATGGACAGAAATGGTGTGAAGTGGGTACAAACGCCTTCATACATGGCCGTTGTACAAAAGTTCCAAGAcatattgttttgaattatgcTTGCTCTCATATAGATG CCTGGAATAGACTTATACAAAGCAACCAAGGACGTGTGGTATGTGGGTCTTTAAAAGACGTACAGTGCAATTTGCATTATACTGAGGTCATAAGTTCTTCAAAAGCTAAATATGATTATGACTATCACGATTCCTGTGAAAAAACGAAAGAAAACATTCAAGGATGCTTAACAAATGGAATTATATCTGCATGTGATAAAAAGTATACGTGTGACGAGACGAAAATTAGAAACACATACTGTTTCTTTAAACCGTTTAGAATAGAGATAACCTACAGCTGTGATCAAG GCCCAACCAAGACTAATATGAAGTCTATTTCGAGAGATTCAATATTCAAACCATCGATAAATCGGACTTCTACTAAACAACAATATGATGAAGGTACAGGGAATGTTCTACATGGTACGTGCTTGATCTTCAATTTTCAAG GTACTAAATATTATATGCAGGTTAAGTTAGACACTGATTTCAGAGTTTTGATATATGATGaaaggcaaaataaaagttttgtccTGTGTCCAAATATATGGACTGATACACACGCAACTATTGTTTGCCGACAGTTTAATTTGTCAGACATTGGATTTGCGGTTACAGTGAGTAGACAAGATTGTTACAAACAACTACACGTTGATGTAAATTGTTCTGGTTATGAATCAACATTGCTTCTGTGCCGATTTGACAGATCATCGGAGACGTTTTGTGAAAACAGTGACGCCGCTGTTCGCTGTACAA CATTAAACACAAATCCTGTCTCATCAACTGAAGTAATTGTACCACCATCTATTCCTTCAAATATGACAG GAACAGAAATTGGTGTTATTTCGTCAATAGTATTCATTGCCACTGTATTGTTTGTTATCGTCATCATATACAG gaaaaataaaaagtgGAAACATAATTCTGAATCGAACATATCAATACCAATAAATTACCAGAATTTACACAGAAACGATGGTTTAAATGAAACGTCTAATTTGTATGTTGATGCAAATGCTACAAACGGTCCATATTCTCGTCTTGCTGCAAGTGTAGAAACAGAAAATACGTCATACCCATTAAATGATCCTCAAAGGGGACATATATATGTGGACCATTTGGATGGAATGGAAGGAAACATGGAGaacaattattttcttattgAACCAAGTGAATCAGAAGCAACTATGGACCATAGCTATTCAGACATAGATAATCTTGTTGCATCTTCTTCAAGTAGATTGCAACGAAATTCACTCgaccaaaataattattttgtccTAGACCCGAATGAAACAAGACGTTTAAACAATGTAGATAACTATTCGGAAATAAAAGATTCTTTACTAACAACCGTAAAAGAAAGGAATGAAGCCTCGAAATCAAACAATTATGACCATTATGCTATTTCAAAAGAAGGTGTGTATGATGAAACTAATAATCGACGTCACGTTAACCATGATGACGTTAATATCTACGATCGGTCTCTTGGTGACGCCTATGACAGTATGACCTGTATGAAGACTAAAACAAAAGACATTACATACGATCATTTACCACAACCAAACtatgataatgataaaataaataattaa
- the LOC134725238 gene encoding uncharacterized protein LOC134725238 isoform X4, translated as MHTMIVLKFIGLVYLPFVTFGNKLDFPQSRTIISCEDEKRNISCAYGNLSIEKVIFPQQGSRCNTVRYCDDKATQIQSLCNGQKWCEVGTNAFIHGRCTKVPRHIVLNYACSHIDAWNRLIQSNQGRVVCGSLKDVQCNLHYTEVISSSKAKYDYDYHDSCEKTKENIQGCLTNGIISACDKKYTCDETKIRNTYCFFKPFRIEITYSCDQGPTKTNMKSISRDSIFKPSINRTSTKQQYDEGTGNVLHGTCLIFNFQALNTNPVSSTEVIVPPSIPSNMTGTEIGVISSIVFIATVLFVIVIIYRKNKKWKHNSESNISIPINYQNLHRNDGLNETSNLYVDANATNGPYSRLAASVETENTSYPLNDPQRGHIYVDHLDGMEGNMENNYFLIEPSESEATMDHSYSDIDNLVASSSSRLQRNSLDQNNYFVLDPNETRRLNNVDNYSEIKDSLLTTVKERNEASKSNNYDHYAISKEGVYDETNNRRHVNHDDVNIYDRSLGDAYDSMTCMKTKTKDITYDHLPQPNYDNDKINN; from the exons ATGCATACAATGATCGTATTGAAGTTTATAGGTCTTGTTTATTTACCATTTGTAACATTCGGGAATAAATTAGATTTTCCCCAAAGTC GTACAATTATCTCATGTGAAGATGAGAAAAGAAACATATCTTGCGCCTATGGAAACCTTTCTATTGAAAAGGTGATCTTTCCACAACAAGGCTCACGATGCAATACTGTACGTTATTGTGACGACAAGGCGACACAGATACAGTCACTATGTAATGGACAGAAATGGTGTGAAGTGGGTACAAACGCCTTCATACATGGCCGTTGTACAAAAGTTCCAAGAcatattgttttgaattatgcTTGCTCTCATATAGATG CCTGGAATAGACTTATACAAAGCAACCAAGGACGTGTGGTATGTGGGTCTTTAAAAGACGTACAGTGCAATTTGCATTATACTGAGGTCATAAGTTCTTCAAAAGCTAAATATGATTATGACTATCACGATTCCTGTGAAAAAACGAAAGAAAACATTCAAGGATGCTTAACAAATGGAATTATATCTGCATGTGATAAAAAGTATACGTGTGACGAGACGAAAATTAGAAACACATACTGTTTCTTTAAACCGTTTAGAATAGAGATAACCTACAGCTGTGATCAAG GCCCAACCAAGACTAATATGAAGTCTATTTCGAGAGATTCAATATTCAAACCATCGATAAATCGGACTTCTACTAAACAACAATATGATGAAGGTACAGGGAATGTTCTACATGGTACGTGCTTGATCTTCAATTTTCAAG CATTAAACACAAATCCTGTCTCATCAACTGAAGTAATTGTACCACCATCTATTCCTTCAAATATGACAG GAACAGAAATTGGTGTTATTTCGTCAATAGTATTCATTGCCACTGTATTGTTTGTTATCGTCATCATATACAG gaaaaataaaaagtgGAAACATAATTCTGAATCGAACATATCAATACCAATAAATTACCAGAATTTACACAGAAACGATGGTTTAAATGAAACGTCTAATTTGTATGTTGATGCAAATGCTACAAACGGTCCATATTCTCGTCTTGCTGCAAGTGTAGAAACAGAAAATACGTCATACCCATTAAATGATCCTCAAAGGGGACATATATATGTGGACCATTTGGATGGAATGGAAGGAAACATGGAGaacaattattttcttattgAACCAAGTGAATCAGAAGCAACTATGGACCATAGCTATTCAGACATAGATAATCTTGTTGCATCTTCTTCAAGTAGATTGCAACGAAATTCACTCgaccaaaataattattttgtccTAGACCCGAATGAAACAAGACGTTTAAACAATGTAGATAACTATTCGGAAATAAAAGATTCTTTACTAACAACCGTAAAAGAAAGGAATGAAGCCTCGAAATCAAACAATTATGACCATTATGCTATTTCAAAAGAAGGTGTGTATGATGAAACTAATAATCGACGTCACGTTAACCATGATGACGTTAATATCTACGATCGGTCTCTTGGTGACGCCTATGACAGTATGACCTGTATGAAGACTAAAACAAAAGACATTACATACGATCATTTACCACAACCAAACtatgataatgataaaataaataattaa